The nucleotide sequence GGTCGTAGGCGGCCAACGCGCCTTTGATGAAGTACAGGTTGACCACAAAACAGGTCCATGAATGCCCGCGTGCGCTGCCCAGGAGCATCCCCGGCGCGAGGATCAGCAGCGGCACCAGTTCGATCAGTAGAATCACCCAGGGCCGTGCACCGTGCAGGTCGGCAACTAGCAGGTAATAGCCACACAGCAAGCCCGCCAGGCCGAAAAACGCCAGCAGGCTCAACGCTCGCGCCACTTTGACCCGTGGCTCCAGCCAGGCCTGAGGTGGCAGGATCTTAAGCTTCCTGGCCACGGCCGTTCTCCAGTTTCATCGCCGTGCTTGCCAGGCGCAGACCGAGGGCGCGGCACAGGGCAATTTCATGCTTGTCCAGGACGCGCTTGCCGTCGGCGCCGGAGTGATGACTGGCGCCGTAGGGCGTACCGCCTCCCTGAGTGTCGAGTAAGGCCTGTTCGCTGTAGGGCAGGCCGGTGATCAACATGCCGTGGTGCAGCAGCGGCAGCAGCATCGACATCAAGGTGGTTTCCTGGCCGCCATGCAAACTCGCGGTCGACGTGAAGACGCCGGCCGGTTTGCCGACAAGCGCGCCGGTCAGCCACAGGTTGCTGGTACCGTCGAGAAAGTACTTCAGTGGCGCGGCCATGTTGCCAAAGCGCGTCGGGCTGCCCAGGGCCAGGCCCGAGCAGTGCTTCAGGTCGTCGAGGCTGGCGTACAGCGCACCTTCTGCCGGAATGCTCGGCGCGATGGCCTCGCATTCAGTGGAGATGGCTGGAACGGTGCGCAATCGTGCTTCCAGACCGGCTTGTTCGATGCCCCGGGCAATCTGTCGGGCCATTTCGCTCACCGAACCGTTGCGGCTGTAATACAGCACCAGAATGTAAGGCGCGCTCACGGCAATATCTCCAGGATATTTTCCGGCGGGCGACCGATCACGGCTTTATTGGCGGTTGCCAGGATCGGCCGTTCCATCAACTTCGGATGTTGGGCAATGGCT is from Pseudomonas mucidolens and encodes:
- a CDS encoding DUF2069 domain-containing protein, with protein sequence MARKLKILPPQAWLEPRVKVARALSLLAFFGLAGLLCGYYLLVADLHGARPWVILLIELVPLLILAPGMLLGSARGHSWTCFVVNLYFIKGALAAYDPNRQWFGVLEMLASLAVFCTALLYVRWRFQLDRRLAGEGQPPANPA
- the wrbA gene encoding NAD(P)H:quinone oxidoreductase, giving the protein MSAPYILVLYYSRNGSVSEMARQIARGIEQAGLEARLRTVPAISTECEAIAPSIPAEGALYASLDDLKHCSGLALGSPTRFGNMAAPLKYFLDGTSNLWLTGALVGKPAGVFTSTASLHGGQETTLMSMLLPLLHHGMLITGLPYSEQALLDTQGGGTPYGASHHSGADGKRVLDKHEIALCRALGLRLASTAMKLENGRGQEA